A genomic segment from Malus domestica chromosome 05, GDT2T_hap1 encodes:
- the LOC139196135 gene encoding non-functional pseudokinase ZED1-like has translation MVIHEIIISMQMSTHKNALITLGCYFKFPVPALVHEYITQGFIDCHGGLEDTKSLQWETILLIAKKAKGALKHDGSLRGDNEDQIILPWNIRLRIAKQLASAVSYLHIAFAEPIIHRYLNPSCLFLDDDYISKLYSFSHSTTIPPTESDVEDAVGGTPGFGVLLVVFLTGRTPWEIWRVEGIEIIPYARGCDGRIGEILDPRIYEEVRGNE, from the exons ATGGTCATTCACGAAATCATCATATCAATGCAGATGAGTACACATAAGAATGCTTTGATAACCTTGGGCTGCTACTTTAAGTTCCCAGTACCAGCTCTAGTGCATGAATACATAACACAAGGATTTATCGACTGCCATGGAGGTTTAGAGGATACCAAATCATTACAGTGGGAAACTATATTGCTGATTGCAAAGAAAG CAAAAGGAGCTCTCAAACATGATGGAAGTTTAAGAGGGGATAATGAAGATCAAATCATACTACCATGGAACATTAGATTGCGTATTGCAAAGCAGCTTGCTAGTGCAGTTTCATATCTCCATATAGCTTTTGCCGAACCCATCATTCATAGGTATCTAAACCCCAGCTGCCTGTTCTTGGATGATGACTACATTTCCAAACTTTACAGCTTCTCGCACTCTACAACCATTCCTCCAACGGAATCGGATGTTGAAGATGCTGTGGGAGGGACACCAGG GTTTGGTGTTCTTTTAGTTGTATTCCTGACGGGACGAACACCTTGGGAAATTTGGCGGGTGGAAGGAATTGAAATAATTCCATATGCTCGTGGTTGTGATGGTCGAATTGGGGAAATTCTTGATCCGAGAATCTATGAGGAAGTGAGGGGAAACGAGTAA
- the LOC139196136 gene encoding non-functional pseudokinase ZRK2-like yields MRLCRRYCAPPLSMVAIMVMPATFLANFLTNHLGAWRGKGWRVVTKPPLCGGACGNPRCIDGSDPLLPSSSDFSVAEYCLREANEDRIILPSNVRLHIAKQVTSAVSYLHTAFARPIIHRDPKPSCLFLDDDYVPKLYNFLLSITIPPMVLGFEDDVTRTIGYIDIIYLWSNRIIEKTNMYSFGVLLLVFLTRRKDLESNQAEGIDLLISYVRSFDGRIEAVVDPKIYEEVRGNVQVQ; encoded by the exons ATGCGTCTTTGCCGAAGGTACTGTGCTCCACCGTTGTCCATGGTGGCGATCATGGTGATGCCGGCAACTTTTCTGGCCAACTTTCTAACTAATCATCTAGGTGCATGGCGAGGCAAAGGGTGGCGCGTGGTTACCAAGCCACCGCTTTGTGGCGGTGCGTGCGGGAACCCAAG GTGCATCGATGGAAGCGACCCCCTCCTCCCTAGTTCGAGCGATTTCTCAGTAGCGGAATATTG TTTAAGAGAGGCTAATGAAGATCGAATCATACTACCATCGAACGTTAGATTGCATATTGCAAAGCAGGTTACTAGTGCAGTTTCATATCTCCATACTGCTTTTGCTAGACCCATCATTCATAGGGATCCGAAACCCAGTTGCCTATTCTTGGATGATGACTATGTTCCTAAACTTTATAACTTCTTGCTGTCTATAACCATTCCTCCTATGGTATTGGGTTTTGAAGATGATGTGACTAGGACAATTGGGTACATTGACATTATCTACCTGTGGTCTAATCGCATTATAGAAAAAACTAATATGTATAGCTTTGGTGTGCTTTTACTTGTATTCCTGACGAGACGAAAAGATCTGGAATCTAATCAAGCAGAAGGAATTGACTTATTGATTTCATATGTTCGTAGTTTTGATGGTCGAATTGAGGCAGTTGTTGATCCAAAGATCTATGAGGAAGTGAGGGGAAATGTGCAAGTACAATAG